TGTAGCCGCCGGTGCGGTCCTGGCTGGCGCGGGCGCGCAGGAAATGCTCGACCCTTTCCGCGTAGGTCTCGATGTGGCCGAACATCATGGTCACGGTCGAGGGCAGGCCGGCCGCGTGGGCGATCTCCATGATCTCGATCCACTCGGCGGACATGGTCTTGCCCGGGGCCAGGATCTTCCGCACGCGGTCGCTGAGGATCTCGGCGCCACCGCCGGGCACCGAGTCGAGCCCCGCCGCCTTCAGGCGCCCCACCACTTCCTGCAGGCTGAGCCCGTTGAGCCGCGCGAAGTGCTGGATCTCGCTGGGCGAGAACCCGTGGATCCACATGCCGGGCCAGGCCGCCTTGATGGCCTTCAGCATGTCCTCGTAGTAGGGCAGGCGCATCTTGGGATGATGCCCCCCCTGCAGCAGAATCTGGTTGCCCCCGGCCTGGTCGACGGTGCGGCACTTCTCGAGGATCTCGTCGATCTGCAGCAGGTACTCGTCGCCGTCGCCCTGGTGCCGGTTGAAGGCGCAGAACTGGCAGTCGGCGTAGCAGAGGTTCGTGTAGGTGACGTTGCGGTCGATGATGTACGTCACCACTTCGGGGTCGGTGCGCTGCAGGCGCAGGCGCTGCGCGGTGTCGCC
This is a stretch of genomic DNA from bacterium. It encodes these proteins:
- the mqnC gene encoding dehypoxanthine futalosine cyclase, translating into MPPDRFAELTAHKQGPAGAEPAVLLPVEPPRTPTVSSDFARELLAAALERRLTGGELLILFEEASLNDLGDTAQRLRLQRTDPEVVTYIIDRNVTYTNLCYADCQFCAFNRHQGDGDEYLLQIDEILEKCRTVDQAGGNQILLQGGHHPKMRLPYYEDMLKAIKAAWPGMWIHGFSPSEIQHFARLNGLSLQEVVGRLKAAGLDSVPGGGAEILSDRVRKILAPGKTMSAEWIEIMEIAHAAGLPSTVTMMFGHIETYAERVEHFLRARASQDRTGGYTAFIPWTFQPANTPLQNDPALRAAVQAQGFTGSVDYLRTLAISRIALDNFPNLQASWVTQGKAVGQLTLYYGANDLGSLMMEESVVSKAGVSIRSRG